In Paroedura picta isolate Pp20150507F chromosome 12, Ppicta_v3.0, whole genome shotgun sequence, one DNA window encodes the following:
- the LOC143821901 gene encoding uncharacterized protein LOC143821901 → MADQKGRWSSARQIWCCFTSEDTGPDPQEQQLQQQHQYSSSASDDSEPEILPDPPHGTPEGSSVFDMTDREYSELMYKRRIHELEEELAEAIKNRKELSLHLCEMGSMVFPEMEPCDSISPYFVEKLKVYLECLQLERKQLEKRAVWAEQTLCETQNNVDDLERILQGFGYRGPRRMRPLSAPDELPPLPSLPLRCFFPKIQKKSPESKVAAPGLGKWPEESFGEVSHRKRSPVKDMLTMCSWSSSSKQGSPEPKVRVPLVKRDIFPEHTLPQIVPHLAAGSTFWPLFDLPQCSAAKASAGFSETSETCVAQVHGHWETIPEREQEGLTRCVEDNHLSRTSTLRAAIPSAAGSEDISAPPDSSVRLQKSKMEDCNVQSEKQHLASMEGNCEIERQRERSTSQEGEYVTLRYISPKPEDSVGQVFEYLHDAPTDNPKAETFQDLSGHATLQTEVTFPGKDSSKPGQSQSSNIVHSSEQTADLEPEQASCRLELLQKPGKELPSSELSLKTDLPSSSIKALEAHKPLEEKKVLEDASGLNNKTDQPLPKEENATAACPSHLDPKELLPSDLYGTLTSVSLESSQPASLKEESPSGLAEEVAVDEKVVPQLGD, encoded by the exons CCACATGGAACCCCTGAGGGGTCTTCAGTCTTTGACATGACAGATCGGGAATATAGCGAATTGATGTACAAAAGGCGTATTCATG AACTTGAGGAAGAACTGGCCGAGGCTATAAAGAACAGGAAGGAGTTGTCTCTTCATCTGTGTGAAATGGGCTCTATGGTATTCCCTGAG ATGGAGCCATGTGACTCGATCTCCCCCTATTTTGTGGAGAAGCTGAAGGTCTACCTGGAGTGCCTGCAGTTAGAGAGGAAGCAGCTGGAGAAGAGAGCTGTGTGGGCAGAGCAGACTTTGTGTGAAACGCAAAACAACG TGGATGACTTGGAGAGGATCCTGCAAGGATTTGGCTATCGTGGTCCACGCCGCATGCGGCCTTTGTCTGCACCTGACGAGCTTCCTCCCTTACCCTCGCTGCCCTTAAG aTGCTTCTTCCCTAAGATACAAAAGAAGTCCCCGGAGAGTAAGGTGGCAGCACCAGGTCTAGGAAAATGGCCTGAAGAGTCTTTTG GTGAAGTTTCCCACCGAAAGCGGAGTCCTGTGAAGGACATGCTGACTATGTGTTCGTGGAGTTCTTCATCCAAACAAGGATCTCCAGAACCAAAG GTCCgtgttcccctggtgaagagggacATTTTTCCAGAGCACACACTGCCCCAAATCGTCCCCCACCTTGCAGCAG GTTCTACCTTTTGGCCTCTGTTTGACCTCCCACAATGCTCTGCTGCCAAGGCCTCTGCTGGCTTTAGTGAGACTAGTGAGACTTGTGTGGCACAAGTCCATGGACactgggaaaccattccagagaG GGAGCAAGAAGGTCTCACCCGGTGTGTGGAAGACAACCATCTGAGTAGAACCAGCACTCTGCGAGCGGCCATCCCATCTGCTGCAGGCAGTGAGGATATCAGCGCCCCCCCTGATTCTTCAGTCAGGCTGCAGAAATCTAAAATGGAGGACTGTAATGTACAGTCAGAGAAGCAGCATCTAGCAAGCATGGAAGGTAACTGTGAAATTGAAAGACAGAGAGAACGTTCAACAAGCCAAGAAGGGGAATATGTTACCTTAAGATACATCTCTCCCAAACCCGAGGACTCGGTTGGCCAGGTCTTTGAGTATCTCCATGATGCTCCGACTGACAACCCCAAAGCCGAGACCTTTCAAGATCTTTCTGGTCATGCCACTTTGCAAACAGAGGTCACCTTTCCTGGAAAAGACTCATCCAAGCCAGGCCAAAGCCAGAGCAGCAATATTGTACATAGCAGCGAACAGACCGCTGATCTGGAGCCGGAACAAGCTTCTTGCAGACTGGAGCTCCTCCAAAAGCCAGGAAAagagctcccttcttcagaaCTGAGCCTCAAGACTGACTTGCCATCCAGTTCCATCAAAGCTCTAGAAGCCCACAAACCCCTTGAGGAGAAGAAAGTGTTGGAAGATGCATCTGGACTGAATAATAAAACAGACCAACCCCTTCCCAAGGAGGAGAATGCCACTGCAGCTTGTCCTTCACACCTGGACCCTAAAGAACTGTTGCCATCTGACCTCTATGGAACTTTGACAAGTGTCTCCTTAGAATCTTCTCAACCAGCTTCTTTGAAGGAAGAAAGTCCTTCAGGCCTAGCTGAGGAAGTGGCTGTTGATGAAAAAGTAGTCCCGCAGTTGGGGGACTGA